TTGCAGATGCTTCGTTGCATTATTTTTACAGTACCGGAAAATTCAGGGACAACTATTGGTTCAATGCCGTAATGCTCCGGGCTTACCAGCATCTTTTGAAACATTCGAAAGACCTGAAATACCTGCAGGCATTTGCTGCCTGTACCAGGCATGCACTTGGGAAAGAAAAAAGAGCAGATGGTTTGATGGGGAAAGAAAAAGCGGCAGCAGACCTGGTGAGCCAGTCGGGTATGCTGGAAATACTGGCCAGGCTGGCTTTCCTGGAGAAACAATTTAAATTCTAAGCGATGATGAAAAGAAGGGATTTTATTCAGCAATCAGCCTTTGCAGCAGCAGGGTTTGCTATATCAGTCAAAGGCTTCGGATCATTCCATTCAAATGAATTTCCTGTTGTAAGGATCCCGGAAAGCCAGCGCAGGTTCAAAAGCAAGGCAGTGGAAAAGATCATCGCCGATCTGCAGAAGAACACGGCAAATAAAGAACTGGCCTGGCTTTTCGGAAACTGCTTTCCCAATACGCTCGATACTACAGTGGATTTCGAGATCATCGATGGGCAGCCCGATACCTATGTGATCACAGGAGATATCGATGCCATGTGGCTCCGCGACAGCTCCGCGCAGGTGTGGCCGTATATTCCTCTTTGTCATGAAGACAAAGAATTGCAGCAGCTGTTGAAAGGCGTGATCAACCGCCAGGTGAAATGCATTTTGAAAGATCCATACGCCAATGCATTCTATAAAGATGAGAGTAAGGTGAGCGAATGGAAAGAAACCGATATCACGGATATGAAACCGGGGATCCATGAAAGAAAATGGGAGATCGACAGTCTCTGTTATCCAATCCGCCTCGCACATGGATACTGGAAAGAAACCCGGGACATATCTGTTTTTGGTGAACAATTTGTTGCTGCCATGCAACTGGTGATACGCACTTTCCGCGAGCAGCAGCGTAAGGATGGCAAAGGCCCCTACAGCTTCCAGCGCAAAACAGCCTGGGCCACAGATGGCGTTCCCATGGCGGGTTATGGCTATCCGGCAAAGCCGAATGGACTGATCTGCTCCATGTTCCGCCCGAGTGATGATGCTACCGTGTATCCTTACCTGATCCCGTCAAATTTCTTTGCACTCGAAAGTTTAAAGCAGTTGCAGGAAATGGGTACTGCGATCCCTTCCATGAAATCGCTGGTAGCACCCGCAGGAGAACTGGCAGTTGAGCTGGAAAGGGCACTGAAACAATATGCCGGTTTCACTCATCCAAAATTCGGAAAGATCTATGCTTTTGAAGTAAATGGATTCGATAGTTACAATTTGATGGATGATGCCAATATCCCATCACTGTTAGCCCTTCCTTATCTCGGTGGTGTAAAACAGAACGATCCTGTTTACCAGAATACAAGACGTTTTGTTTGGTCTGGGAACAATCCTTTTTTCTTTAAAGGAAAAGTTGCAGAGGGTATCGGCGGGCCGCATATCGGACTGGATATGGTCTGGCCGATGAGCATCGTCATGAAAGGGCTTACC
This portion of the Pseudobacter ginsenosidimutans genome encodes:
- a CDS encoding glycoside hydrolase family 125 protein, encoding MMKRRDFIQQSAFAAAGFAISVKGFGSFHSNEFPVVRIPESQRRFKSKAVEKIIADLQKNTANKELAWLFGNCFPNTLDTTVDFEIIDGQPDTYVITGDIDAMWLRDSSAQVWPYIPLCHEDKELQQLLKGVINRQVKCILKDPYANAFYKDESKVSEWKETDITDMKPGIHERKWEIDSLCYPIRLAHGYWKETRDISVFGEQFVAAMQLVIRTFREQQRKDGKGPYSFQRKTAWATDGVPMAGYGYPAKPNGLICSMFRPSDDATVYPYLIPSNFFALESLKQLQEMGTAIPSMKSLVAPAGELAVELERALKQYAGFTHPKFGKIYAFEVNGFDSYNLMDDANIPSLLALPYLGGVKQNDPVYQNTRRFVWSGNNPFFFKGKVAEGIGGPHIGLDMVWPMSIVMKGLTSNNDQEIKWCLDTLQRTHGKTGFMHESFHKDNPEQYTRKWFAWANTIFGEFVWKVYREKPQLLK